One stretch of Celeribacter indicus DNA includes these proteins:
- a CDS encoding ATP-binding protein, translated as MAAEKSPDPYRFEISLSVLNHLGRNLYRNFVTVLGEAISNSWDANAKNVWIEIDRENSSFSIKDDGDGMDSGDFQGKFLKIGYSKRKAGGSKSSTGRPYIGAKGIGKLALLSCAKRVSVFSKTGGTDYVGGVIDNAGLDGAILGDRSTEEYPLEQLDFSLISELREGHQKGTIIYFEGTNDQLKNSDAYINPHYSPSRLGGALEAG; from the coding sequence TTGGCAGCAGAGAAATCACCTGATCCCTACCGCTTCGAGATTTCACTGAGTGTTCTGAACCATCTCGGGCGAAACCTTTACAGGAACTTCGTCACGGTTCTTGGCGAGGCAATTTCAAACTCTTGGGACGCCAACGCCAAGAACGTCTGGATCGAGATTGACCGGGAAAATTCGTCATTTTCGATAAAGGACGATGGCGACGGCATGGACAGCGGAGACTTTCAGGGCAAATTCCTGAAGATCGGGTATTCCAAGCGCAAGGCGGGTGGCAGCAAGTCCTCCACCGGACGGCCCTATATCGGTGCCAAAGGTATAGGCAAACTGGCACTGCTTTCATGCGCAAAGCGCGTTTCCGTGTTCTCCAAAACAGGCGGCACAGACTACGTGGGCGGTGTTATCGACAATGCGGGCCTAGACGGCGCAATTCTGGGTGACAGAAGCACCGAAGAGTATCCGCTGGAACAACTGGACTTCTCGCTCATCAGCGAACTGCGTGAAGGCCACCAAAAGGGCACGATAATCTACTTCGAAGGCACGAACGACCAGCTCAAGAACTCCGACGCTTACATAAACCCGCATTATTCGCCGAGCCGGCTCGGCGGCGCGCTGGAGGCGGGTTGA
- a CDS encoding MvaI/BcnI family restriction endonuclease, with protein sequence MKANGLTDPVVRILDQMAAHGATRFYAKQLAPNDNSKNQVYLGGGFGALNIIPHGEIEEDGSQVAGSVRDRAKAPVDFWWMDEQGIAPAPDAQLILYPKYPEVRMSGFLRGAARAPAPLMRSRDEGRVLFFGVCQDGRVIGHVVGRETPEAATLADKVDTLEASGVFLDLQSLRQKGASSRQMLLDALRRIHAKGWVPSQKMGKNGLAAPYNARNGGGYTLEAELGISPNGYAEPDYLGWEVKQYGVRDFVKYLAKSPVTLMTPEPTGGVYRDEGVEAFLRRYGYPDKSGKEGRINFGGVYASGRDFHNDTGLKLVLEGFDPDKGKITDVEGQIALIDREDVVAASWGFKGVIGHWNRKHAKAVYVPSLMRAPPPEYSYGSRVELCEGTDVLLLLQALASGAVYYDPGIKMEKADTPAPVTKRRSQFRVKHNDLSGLYQTSKRERLA encoded by the coding sequence TTGAAGGCCAATGGATTGACTGACCCTGTTGTTCGCATTCTTGATCAGATGGCAGCTCATGGAGCCACGCGTTTCTACGCCAAGCAACTGGCTCCGAATGACAACTCCAAGAACCAAGTTTATCTCGGCGGCGGATTCGGTGCGCTGAACATCATCCCGCATGGCGAGATCGAAGAGGACGGTAGTCAGGTCGCAGGGTCTGTGCGGGATCGTGCAAAAGCGCCGGTGGATTTCTGGTGGATGGACGAACAGGGCATAGCACCCGCGCCGGATGCTCAGTTGATCCTCTACCCCAAATACCCTGAAGTGCGCATGTCCGGCTTTCTGCGCGGCGCGGCGCGCGCGCCAGCACCGCTCATGCGGTCACGCGATGAAGGGCGGGTGCTGTTCTTCGGCGTTTGCCAGGATGGGCGGGTTATCGGCCATGTTGTCGGCAGAGAGACACCGGAAGCGGCGACTTTGGCTGATAAAGTGGACACGCTGGAAGCCTCAGGGGTCTTCCTTGATCTGCAATCGCTTCGGCAGAAGGGCGCAAGCTCCCGCCAGATGCTGCTTGATGCCCTACGCCGCATCCACGCCAAAGGCTGGGTGCCTTCACAGAAGATGGGCAAGAACGGCTTGGCTGCCCCCTATAACGCGCGGAATGGCGGCGGATACACCCTGGAGGCGGAACTTGGTATCTCGCCCAACGGGTATGCTGAACCGGACTATCTGGGCTGGGAGGTCAAACAGTACGGCGTGCGGGATTTCGTGAAGTATCTCGCGAAAAGCCCGGTCACGCTGATGACGCCGGAACCGACCGGCGGGGTGTATCGGGATGAAGGAGTTGAGGCTTTTCTGCGCCGTTATGGCTATCCCGACAAGTCGGGCAAGGAAGGCCGGATAAACTTCGGCGGCGTCTATGCCAGTGGCCGGGATTTCCACAATGATACGGGTCTGAAACTGGTCCTGGAGGGGTTCGACCCTGATAAGGGCAAGATCACAGATGTGGAGGGGCAGATCGCGCTGATCGACCGGGAAGACGTGGTTGCTGCCTCGTGGGGCTTCAAAGGCGTAATTGGTCACTGGAACCGGAAACATGCCAAGGCTGTCTATGTGCCATCCCTGATGCGCGCGCCGCCGCCGGAATACAGCTACGGTTCACGAGTCGAGCTTTGTGAAGGAACGGATGTCCTGCTTCTGTTGCAGGCGCTGGCCTCAGGCGCGGTGTATTATGATCCTGGGATCAAGATGGAGAAAGCAGACACGCCTGCTCCAGTGACTAAGCGGCGAAGCCAGTTTCGGGTTAAGCACAACGATCTCAGTGGGCTTTATCAAACTAGTAAGCGAGAACGCTTGGCTTGA
- a CDS encoding DNA cytosine methyltransferase, protein MGEVVDLFCGVGSLSHGLMRAGFDIRAGYDTDRRCKHAFETNNEATFHTRDVALLQPEEILAHFSGERPSVLAGCAPCQPFSTYKQRYDEDPRWDLVDSFARLAVKVSPDFITMENVPALLKYKAGAVFSNFSQTLQNAGYHVSWQVAKCELFGVPQKRRRLVVVASKAANPPQLSPTHQTPLTVKDAIANLPPVSAGTRAENDPLHISASLSETNLRRIRASKPGGTWRDWPYELRAKCHQRSSGKTYSGVYARMVWDAPSPTMTTQCYGYGNGRFGHPEQDRAITLREAALLQSFPPHYSFLPDGEIPNMSEVGRWIGNAVPVGLAQAIGRCIGSVIEENEFGSREIT, encoded by the coding sequence TTGGGTGAAGTTGTTGATCTGTTCTGTGGCGTCGGTTCTCTGAGTCACGGCCTCATGCGGGCCGGTTTCGATATCAGGGCAGGCTACGATACCGACAGACGCTGCAAACACGCATTCGAAACCAACAATGAGGCGACTTTCCATACGAGGGATGTTGCGCTGTTGCAGCCGGAAGAAATCCTGGCTCACTTCTCGGGCGAGCGTCCGTCCGTGCTGGCAGGTTGCGCTCCATGCCAACCCTTCTCAACCTATAAGCAACGCTATGACGAAGACCCGAGATGGGATTTGGTTGACAGCTTCGCGCGACTTGCCGTGAAGGTTTCGCCAGACTTCATCACAATGGAAAATGTCCCCGCACTTCTGAAATACAAGGCCGGGGCCGTGTTCTCGAACTTCAGCCAGACCCTTCAGAATGCCGGATACCATGTGAGTTGGCAGGTCGCGAAATGTGAGCTGTTCGGCGTGCCGCAGAAACGACGACGCCTCGTTGTGGTTGCCTCTAAGGCCGCGAATCCGCCCCAGCTCTCGCCAACACATCAAACACCCCTGACGGTGAAGGATGCGATTGCAAACCTGCCGCCTGTCTCGGCGGGAACAAGAGCAGAGAACGATCCTCTGCACATCTCAGCGTCCCTGTCCGAGACCAATCTACGCCGCATCCGCGCATCAAAACCGGGCGGAACATGGCGGGACTGGCCCTACGAACTGAGGGCAAAATGTCATCAGCGATCGTCCGGGAAAACATACTCGGGAGTGTATGCGCGGATGGTCTGGGATGCGCCGTCTCCAACGATGACAACCCAATGCTATGGGTATGGCAACGGTAGATTTGGTCATCCTGAACAGGACAGGGCCATTACCTTGAGGGAAGCGGCGCTCTTGCAGTCCTTTCCGCCCCATTATTCATTTTTGCCCGATGGCGAAATTCCGAACATGTCTGAAGTCGGCAGGTGGATCGGCAACGCCGTTCCGGTCGGGCTAGCGCAGGCGATCGGCAGATGTATCGGTTCAGTGATTGAGGAGAACGAGTTTGGCAGCAGAGAAATCACCTGA
- a CDS encoding recombinase family protein: MIIGYARVSTEDQSLDAQTDALTAAGANKLFADRISGSKRERPELDRMLEQLRDGDIVTVTKYDRLARSLKDLLEIVETIRGRGAGFRSLAEDIDTTTPAGRLVFHVFASIAQFERERISERTKEGLASARKRGRIGGRPPALSPAQKEEVRRMRDDEHRAVPEIARLFKVSERTVRRA; this comes from the coding sequence ATGATTATCGGATATGCCCGCGTCAGCACGGAGGACCAGAGCCTCGATGCCCAGACGGACGCCCTGACGGCGGCCGGAGCAAACAAGCTGTTTGCCGACCGGATCAGTGGATCGAAGCGTGAGAGACCCGAGCTGGACAGAATGTTAGAGCAACTCCGCGACGGGGATATCGTAACCGTTACCAAGTACGACCGCCTCGCCCGGTCGCTGAAGGACCTTCTAGAGATTGTTGAGACGATACGCGGACGCGGCGCCGGCTTCCGGTCCCTTGCTGAGGACATCGACACGACGACGCCGGCAGGTCGTCTTGTGTTCCACGTCTTCGCATCCATTGCACAGTTCGAGCGCGAACGGATCTCCGAACGGACCAAGGAAGGTTTGGCGTCCGCGCGCAAACGTGGCCGCATTGGGGGCAGGCCCCCTGCCCTTTCACCTGCTCAGAAGGAAGAGGTGCGCCGCATGAGGGACGATGAACACCGTGCTGTCCCAGAGATTGCGCGGCTTTTCAAGGTCAGCGAGCGGACTGTGCGGCGGGCTTAA